Proteins encoded together in one Mannheimia haemolytica window:
- the nudB gene encoding Dihydroneopterin triphosphate pyrophosphatase, with protein MNYKNPHSVLVVIYAKNTQRVLMLQRKDDPDFWQSVTGSINIGETPLEAAKREVLEETGLQTFEQKQPLVDCQKQIEFEIFPHFRYKYAPNITHCVEHWFLLPLESEQEPVLTEHLAYRWVSVEDAVRLTKSPNNAQAIQEYLTSK; from the coding sequence ATGAATTATAAAAATCCTCACAGCGTTTTGGTGGTGATTTATGCTAAAAACACCCAACGAGTATTGATGCTACAACGCAAAGACGATCCTGATTTTTGGCAATCGGTAACCGGTTCTATCAACATTGGTGAAACACCGCTGGAAGCAGCTAAACGGGAAGTGTTGGAAGAAACCGGTTTGCAAACTTTTGAGCAAAAACAACCGCTTGTTGATTGCCAAAAGCAGATAGAATTTGAAATTTTCCCACATTTTCGGTATAAATACGCACCTAATATCACACATTGTGTCGAACATTGGTTTTTGCTACCGCTTGAAAGCGAGCAAGAACCTGTTTTAACCGAACATTTGGCATATCGTTGGGTTTCAGTGGAAGATGCGGTTCGACTGACTAAATCTCCTAACAATGCCCAAGCAATACAAGAATATTTAACATCAAAATAA
- a CDS encoding Probable transcriptional regulatory protein HI_0315: protein MAGHSKWANIKHRKAAQDAQRGKIFTKLIRELVTAAKLGGGDTSSNPRLRAAVDKALSSNMTRDTINRAIERGVGGGDDTNMETKIYEGYGPGGTAVMVECLSDNANRTISQVRPSFTKCGGNLGTEGSVGYLFSKKGLILVANADEDALTEAAIEAGADDIQPQEDGSFEIYTAWEDLGSVKDGIEAAGFKIENAEVTMIPSTTVELDAETAPKLLDLINRLEDCDDVQNVYHNGEISDEVAALL from the coding sequence ATGGCAGGCCATAGTAAGTGGGCAAATATTAAACACCGTAAAGCGGCACAAGATGCACAACGCGGTAAAATCTTTACTAAATTAATTCGTGAATTAGTTACTGCAGCAAAATTAGGCGGTGGCGATACTTCTTCTAACCCACGTTTACGTGCGGCAGTGGATAAAGCCTTATCCAGCAATATGACCCGTGATACCATTAACCGTGCAATCGAGCGTGGTGTCGGTGGTGGCGATGACACCAATATGGAAACCAAAATCTACGAAGGTTACGGCCCGGGTGGTACAGCAGTTATGGTGGAATGTTTAAGTGATAACGCTAACCGTACGATTTCCCAAGTTCGTCCAAGTTTCACCAAATGTGGCGGTAACTTAGGGACTGAAGGGTCGGTAGGTTATTTATTTAGCAAAAAAGGTTTAATTTTAGTGGCAAATGCCGATGAAGATGCCTTAACTGAAGCAGCTATTGAGGCCGGTGCGGACGATATTCAACCACAAGAAGATGGTAGCTTTGAAATTTATACTGCTTGGGAAGATTTAGGCTCAGTGAAAGACGGCATTGAGGCTGCAGGCTTTAAAATTGAGAATGCAGAAGTAACGATGATTCCATCAACTACCGTTGAACTTGACGCAGAAACTGCACCAAAACTGCTTGATTTAATCAACCGCCTTGAAGATTGTGATGATGTACAAAACGTGTATCACAACGGCGAAATCAGTGATGAAGTGGCTGCATTACTGTAA
- a CDS encoding Protein of uncharacterised function DUF72, with product MLPHIYIGTGGYADTDLIGTLYPFGTAKEDFLFVYSQHYDTLEINSTFHAPIGQKAFEGMVQKAEGRLNFSVKLHQDFSHQRTATLEQAQAFLNALAPFTAEGLLANLFVQFPTQFERTPLNRRYLAELCQWFADYPLAIEFRHPSWHIPVVFDTFTKSPNLIWCNVDYPQNIGLPAFHFFANQRTAYLRLHGRNPNWWKGQSAAERHDYRYSDEELKGLAELLFNRRTEFDRLYLYFENTTKSHAFYNIQTLKGFLAEKGFQIKPVPESLLGQQSLF from the coding sequence ATGCTCCCTCATATTTACATTGGCACCGGCGGCTATGCCGACACAGATTTAATCGGCACGCTTTACCCATTCGGCACGGCAAAAGAGGATTTTCTGTTTGTCTATAGCCAACATTACGACACGCTGGAAATTAACAGTACATTCCACGCCCCCATCGGGCAGAAAGCCTTTGAAGGAATGGTGCAGAAAGCGGAAGGTCGGCTGAATTTTTCGGTGAAACTGCATCAAGATTTCAGCCATCAACGCACGGCGACTTTAGAGCAAGCTCAAGCTTTTCTCAATGCGTTAGCTCCATTCACTGCTGAAGGGTTATTGGCAAATTTATTTGTTCAGTTCCCGACTCAATTTGAACGCACGCCACTTAATCGCCGCTATCTTGCCGAGCTGTGCCAATGGTTTGCGGATTATCCGTTAGCGATTGAATTTCGCCACCCAAGCTGGCATATTCCGGTGGTGTTTGATACCTTTACTAAAAGCCCCAATCTGATTTGGTGTAATGTGGATTACCCACAAAATATCGGTTTGCCGGCATTTCACTTTTTTGCCAACCAACGCACTGCTTATTTACGCTTGCACGGTCGCAACCCGAATTGGTGGAAAGGACAGAGTGCGGCAGAACGCCACGATTACCGCTATTCAGATGAGGAATTAAAAGGCTTGGCAGAATTGCTTTTTAACCGCAGAACGGAATTTGACAGGCTATATCTCTACTTTGAAAACACCACCAAAAGCCACGCCTTTTATAATATTCAAACCCTAAAAGGCTTTTTGGCGGAGAAAGGCTTTCAAATTAAACCTGTGCCGGAGAGTCTGCTTGGGCAGCAGAGTTTGTTTTGA
- the ruvC gene encoding Crossover junction endodeoxyribonuclease RuvC, with product MAIILGIDPGSRVTGYGVIRQNGRQLEYLGSGAIRTTAEDLPTRLKRIYAGVSEIITQFQPNMFAIEQVFMAKNPDSALKLGQARGTAIVAAVNHDLPVFEYAPRLVKQTVTGIGSADKVQVQDMVTRMLKLSAKPQADAADALAIAITHAHSIQHSLIVAKQSQQNVSSEKEQILALMKTRYSRGRFRLKG from the coding sequence ATGGCTATTATTTTAGGAATTGACCCCGGCTCAAGGGTAACAGGTTACGGTGTGATTCGCCAAAACGGGCGACAGCTAGAATATTTAGGAAGTGGGGCTATTCGCACTACGGCTGAAGATCTGCCTACCCGTCTAAAACGGATTTATGCAGGAGTGAGCGAAATCATCACTCAATTTCAACCAAATATGTTTGCTATAGAACAGGTTTTTATGGCGAAAAACCCTGATTCTGCCTTAAAACTAGGGCAAGCTAGAGGAACAGCGATTGTTGCAGCAGTTAATCACGATCTACCTGTGTTTGAGTATGCCCCCCGATTAGTCAAACAAACCGTAACGGGTATTGGTTCTGCCGATAAAGTTCAAGTGCAAGATATGGTAACCCGTATGCTTAAACTCTCCGCCAAACCACAAGCTGATGCGGCTGATGCATTAGCCATTGCCATTACTCACGCTCATTCTATTCAACATTCACTGATTGTTGCTAAGCAAAGCCAGCAGAACGTAAGTAGTGAAAAAGAGCAAATCCTAGCCCTAATGAAAACCCGTTATAGCCGGGGAAGGTTTAGGTTAAAAGGCTAA
- the iga_2 gene encoding Immunoglobulin A1 protease autotransporter precursor — MKHTFKLSLLATSIAISLSPTLLASIVRGDVDYQYFRDLAENKGKFFVGATNIPVIDKTGKNIGTFLQVTPTKQVEVESNISPKPNVSLSECLNNESLPGCYEFLYGGGDEDSNDLPVFETVTGETISIPMIDFSSITRQTGIATLVNPQYVISVNHNQGYRDIQFGDSSSEKADDHHYNYSVVRRNNYMPDPNKERTDLGKGTEKRERNDEGEKLILDGSGNPTPRWDYHAPRLSKLVTEVAPANEIERTTENVQDFYSVFSDPFIFPMFIRAGSGRQAVVNNERDRLNNGRIEVGNGPFLTGGSVLPVTNGDPNVSGSDFNSRILVAKTEKNTVNDVFKDHGYGPLTTLGLPGDSGSALFGYDVRTQKWVVLGVYSDYFSENNTPGGDVYKSYWNYHHPHYVRALEKENNAGAINANGARLTWTPSGNTSSIVGGNAPLTVNLADTSLPTLQGHNGNTGDNPWNPQLQHGKTFHILGENNTLSLTENINQGAGAIHFHGNTTVEGMKAGITWLGAGVDIDKDKNVIWKISNPAGDRLSKIGQGTLTINGKGENKGSVSVGDGTVVLNQQADENNKKSAFSELGIVSGRPTVILNSSDQMDPNNIYFGYRGGRLDVNGNDLTFRRIQNSDEGAMVVNHNIAQTANITLTGIVSPTIDQVKVQAITSPDQVSRHLDKDIFTYQRFPHLPTNFIRLKKPLSVAEITAIFNARKVFIDLDFATGLIRENEYFEVLKVANESAAKQQILAEKIKAAEGTVQGFNGYFGETDPSKTNGQLNITMNSNEVANGKLLITGGTNLNGTLSAEGTSEIILSGRPTPHAYDKVANKEVLIEGDWLNRSFNATIFAAKGNGKLEISRNVSAVNGNFNLTDNATAQIGFTQGTSQACIRSDRTGIATCNINATLSETDLNSWERTKVAGNVSLADNSTFSLGSKADLTGSITAQESTKVQLNDGSIANLTGLSTTGIFNGENGSTVNLSGVWTTLTNTIVDVLNVANGSQIHLNTPTATKQNTLTANTLTGNGIFKFVADLTKTASDIVTIKDTASGQFSIEISTNGSAHSAQKIKLFETTNEEDFSLNLANEVRSGEYRYHLLKEGNVYYLNPEKEEEEEPKITQKGPSETADPLPEYTGDIEHSEKGPGETADPLPEYTGDIEHSEKGPGETTDPLPEYTGDIEHSEKGPSETADPLPEYTGDIEHSEKGPSETADPLPEYTGDIEHSEKGSGETAEPLPEYTGDIEHSEKGPGETADPLPEYTGDIEHSEKGPGETADPLPEYTGDIEHSEKGSGETAEPLPKYNGNAHLIASELTAQTNAVLGVTTVLDHVIHSEGTQNWKVWSKTDYQTTEHRSAGYGFKQDANVIHLGLEKALDNQVTLGMILSQSKARNNFDHYYSGKGRLTMLSMYAKKTWQNGVFVAIDTGFGKASNRLTYQANTVKLDRSVFVTGLSIGKAWESANVNIIPSFSARYHHLSSAGNQLVDAKIETNAVDLLALQAGLSINKTLELNGLQIKPEIGSYFVDASHGKLRTRFNNLQIEQQMGRYFKQEAGISANYRNINAGIQAGFLTGNTLNKQRYISFKVTYEW; from the coding sequence ATGAAGCATACTTTCAAGCTCTCTCTTCTAGCAACATCAATTGCTATTTCTCTTTCACCAACATTACTGGCATCTATTGTACGTGGTGATGTTGATTATCAATATTTTCGTGATTTAGCAGAAAATAAAGGCAAATTTTTTGTTGGGGCAACCAATATTCCAGTTATTGATAAAACAGGCAAAAATATAGGTACTTTTTTACAGGTTACACCAACTAAGCAGGTTGAAGTGGAATCAAATATTTCACCTAAGCCGAATGTAAGCCTATCTGAATGCCTTAATAATGAAAGTTTACCCGGTTGTTATGAATTTCTCTACGGTGGAGGTGATGAAGACTCTAACGATCTACCTGTTTTTGAAACAGTAACAGGTGAAACTATCTCTATTCCAATGATTGACTTCTCTTCCATTACTCGTCAAACAGGGATTGCAACATTAGTTAATCCACAATACGTTATTAGTGTAAACCACAACCAAGGCTATCGAGACATTCAATTTGGTGATTCATCTAGCGAAAAAGCCGACGACCATCATTACAATTATAGTGTGGTGCGCCGTAATAACTATATGCCTGATCCAAATAAAGAAAGAACAGATCTCGGGAAAGGCACAGAAAAACGTGAACGTAATGACGAAGGAGAAAAACTGATTTTAGATGGTTCAGGTAACCCAACGCCCCGCTGGGACTACCACGCACCTAGATTGTCGAAATTAGTAACTGAAGTCGCTCCAGCTAATGAGATTGAACGCACTACCGAAAATGTACAAGATTTTTATAGTGTATTTAGCGACCCTTTTATTTTCCCTATGTTTATTCGTGCCGGTTCTGGTAGACAAGCAGTGGTTAACAACGAAAGAGATCGCTTAAACAACGGGCGTATTGAAGTCGGTAACGGCCCTTTTTTGACAGGAGGTAGCGTTCTGCCTGTTACTAATGGCGATCCAAACGTTTCAGGCAGCGATTTTAACAGCCGTATTTTAGTGGCAAAAACTGAAAAGAACACCGTAAACGATGTATTTAAAGACCACGGCTATGGTCCTTTAACAACGCTTGGTTTACCTGGCGATAGTGGCTCCGCTCTTTTTGGTTATGATGTTCGTACCCAAAAATGGGTTGTGTTAGGTGTATATAGTGACTATTTCTCAGAGAATAATACGCCTGGGGGAGATGTTTATAAATCTTACTGGAACTATCACCACCCACATTATGTACGTGCTTTAGAAAAAGAAAATAATGCAGGTGCTATTAATGCAAATGGTGCTAGACTCACTTGGACACCTTCTGGCAATACCAGCTCAATCGTAGGAGGGAATGCTCCTCTTACAGTTAATTTAGCAGATACTTCATTACCAACACTTCAAGGTCATAATGGTAATACAGGCGATAACCCTTGGAATCCTCAACTCCAACACGGTAAAACATTCCATATTTTGGGTGAAAACAATACGCTAAGTCTCACAGAGAATATCAACCAAGGTGCAGGAGCAATCCATTTTCATGGTAATACCACTGTGGAAGGTATGAAAGCAGGCATTACTTGGTTAGGAGCCGGTGTTGATATTGATAAAGATAAAAATGTGATCTGGAAAATCAGTAACCCTGCTGGTGACAGATTATCAAAAATCGGGCAAGGGACACTAACTATCAACGGCAAAGGAGAAAATAAAGGTTCCGTTAGCGTTGGTGATGGCACCGTTGTATTAAATCAACAAGCGGATGAAAATAACAAAAAATCTGCATTTTCAGAACTAGGTATTGTGAGTGGCAGACCTACCGTAATCCTCAACTCATCAGATCAAATGGATCCTAATAATATCTATTTTGGTTATCGTGGGGGGCGCTTAGATGTCAATGGCAATGATCTCACTTTTCGCCGTATTCAGAATAGCGATGAAGGAGCGATGGTTGTCAATCATAATATAGCCCAAACGGCAAACATTACACTAACCGGCATAGTTAGTCCAACAATTGACCAAGTGAAAGTTCAAGCAATTACTAGTCCAGATCAGGTTTCTCGTCATTTGGACAAAGATATTTTCACATATCAACGTTTTCCACACTTGCCAACTAATTTTATCCGTTTGAAAAAACCTTTAAGCGTTGCAGAGATCACAGCTATTTTTAATGCGCGTAAAGTTTTCATCGATTTAGACTTTGCTACTGGTCTCATTCGTGAAAATGAATACTTTGAAGTACTCAAAGTAGCAAATGAAAGTGCAGCCAAACAACAAATACTTGCTGAAAAAATCAAAGCAGCAGAAGGTACCGTCCAAGGTTTTAACGGTTATTTTGGTGAAACTGATCCTAGCAAAACCAATGGTCAATTGAACATTACAATGAACAGTAATGAAGTGGCAAACGGCAAATTGCTTATCACTGGGGGAACTAACCTCAACGGTACACTTTCTGCAGAAGGTACAAGCGAAATCATTTTATCGGGTCGCCCAACGCCTCATGCCTATGACAAAGTAGCGAATAAAGAAGTCCTGATTGAAGGTGACTGGCTCAACCGCTCATTCAATGCAACAATCTTTGCAGCTAAAGGCAACGGCAAGCTTGAAATCAGCCGTAATGTTTCCGCTGTTAACGGTAATTTTAATTTAACAGATAATGCTACCGCTCAAATTGGTTTTACCCAAGGTACCTCACAAGCATGTATTCGCTCTGACCGCACAGGCATAGCAACCTGTAATATTAACGCTACCTTATCAGAGACTGATTTAAACAGCTGGGAGAGAACCAAAGTGGCTGGCAATGTCTCTTTAGCTGACAATTCAACATTTTCGTTAGGCAGTAAAGCAGACTTAACTGGCTCAATTACAGCTCAGGAGTCCACTAAGGTTCAACTTAATGATGGAAGTATTGCTAATTTAACCGGCTTGAGTACAACAGGAATATTTAATGGTGAAAATGGTTCAACCGTTAATCTTTCTGGGGTATGGACAACCTTAACCAACACCATTGTAGATGTCTTAAATGTCGCAAATGGTAGCCAAATCCATTTAAATACTCCGACAGCTACAAAACAGAATACGCTTACAGCTAATACTCTCACAGGGAATGGAATATTTAAATTTGTTGCTGACTTAACTAAAACAGCGAGCGATATAGTCACAATTAAAGACACCGCAAGCGGTCAATTTTCGATAGAAATTAGCACAAATGGTAGCGCCCATTCAGCCCAAAAGATTAAATTATTTGAAACAACAAATGAAGAAGACTTTTCTCTTAATTTAGCAAATGAAGTGCGCTCAGGCGAATATCGCTACCATTTACTCAAAGAAGGGAATGTGTATTACCTCAATCCAGAGAAAGAGGAAGAGGAAGAACCTAAAATTACTCAAAAAGGGCCAAGTGAAACCGCTGACCCATTACCTGAATACACCGGAGATATTGAGCATTCAGAAAAAGGGCCAGGCGAAACCGCTGACCCATTACCTGAATACACAGGAGACATTGAGCATTCAGAAAAAGGGCCGGGCGAAACCACTGACCCGTTACCTGAATACACTGGGGATATTGAACATTCGGAAAAAGGCCCAAGTGAAACCGCTGACCCGTTACCTGAATACACTGGGGATATTGAACATTCGGAAAAAGGCCCAAGTGAAACCGCTGACCCGTTACCTGAATACACAGGAGACATTGAGCATTCTGAAAAAGGGTCGGGTGAAACCGCTGAACCGTTACCTGAATACACCGGGGATATTGAGCATTCTGAAAAAGGGCCGGGTGAAACTGCTGATCCGTTACCTGAATACACAGGAGATATTGAGCATTCGGAAAAAGGGCCGGGTGAAACTGCTGATCCGTTACCTGAATACACAGGAGACATTGAGCATTCAGAAAAAGGATCGGGTGAAACCGCTGAGCCATTACCTAAATACAATGGAAATGCACATTTGATCGCATCCGAGTTAACTGCGCAAACTAATGCTGTATTAGGTGTAACTACAGTATTAGATCATGTAATTCATTCGGAAGGGACCCAAAATTGGAAAGTATGGTCTAAAACAGATTATCAAACGACAGAGCATCGCTCTGCCGGATATGGATTTAAACAAGATGCGAACGTTATCCATCTAGGATTAGAGAAAGCCTTAGATAATCAGGTCACACTTGGTATGATATTATCTCAATCAAAAGCGAGAAATAATTTTGACCATTATTATAGCGGTAAAGGCCGCTTAACAATGCTATCAATGTATGCGAAGAAAACATGGCAAAATGGTGTTTTTGTTGCGATAGATACCGGTTTTGGGAAAGCAAGCAATCGCTTAACTTATCAAGCAAATACAGTAAAATTAGATCGTTCAGTATTTGTAACAGGGCTTAGTATCGGTAAAGCATGGGAATCTGCAAACGTGAATATAATCCCATCATTTAGCGCCCGTTATCATCATTTATCTTCAGCAGGTAATCAACTTGTAGATGCAAAAATCGAAACAAACGCTGTTGATCTTCTCGCTCTTCAAGCCGGTCTGTCAATTAATAAAACGCTTGAACTAAATGGCCTGCAAATAAAACCGGAAATAGGTAGCTATTTTGTTGATGCAAGCCATGGGAAATTAAGAACTCGTTTCAATAATTTACAAATAGAGCAGCAAATGGGGCGTTATTTTAAACAAGAAGCAGGTATATCCGCTAATTATCGCAATATAAACGCAGGAATTCAGGCAGGTTTCTTAACGGGGAATACGCTAAATAAACAGCGTTATATCTCGTTCAAAGTTACATATGAATGGTAA
- the aspS gene encoding Aspartate--tRNA ligase, whose amino-acid sequence MMRSHYCGALNRSHVGQAVTLSGWVHRVRNLGRFIFMQIRDREGIVQVFFDEKDEVLFKQASALRSEACVQIQGEVIARDESQINREMATGEIEVLVKNLVVYNNAEVLPLDFNQNNTEEQRLKYRYLDLRRPEMAEKLKTRAKITSFVRRFMDDNGFLDIETPMLTKATPEGARDYLVPSRVHKGKFYALPQSPQLFKQLLMMSGFDRYYQIVKCFRDEDLRADRQPEFTQIDVETSFMTAEEVRALMEAMIHGLWKETLGVDLGKFPMMTWNEAMTRFGSDKPDLRNPLEMVDVADILKSVDFKVFSGPANDPKGRVVALRVPNGAALTRKNIDDYTQFVGIYGAKGLAWLKVNDVNAGLEGIQSPIAKFLNEEVLKALFARLNVQKDDIIFFGADNWHVATNAIGALRLKVGNDLGLTDTTAWKPLWVIDFPMFERDDEGNLSAMHHPFTSPKELSPEELVQDPENAVANAYDIVINGYEVGGGSVRIFSQQMQQTVFSILGINEEEQKEKFGFLLDALKFGTPPHAGLAFGLDRLTMLITGTDNIRDVIAFPKTTAAACLMTEAPSYANPKALEELAIRTIPQE is encoded by the coding sequence ATGATGCGTTCTCACTACTGCGGTGCATTAAACCGCTCACACGTTGGACAAGCTGTTACCCTTAGCGGCTGGGTTCATCGTGTTCGTAACCTTGGTCGTTTTATTTTTATGCAAATTCGTGATCGTGAAGGAATTGTACAGGTGTTCTTTGATGAAAAAGACGAAGTGCTGTTCAAACAAGCCTCCGCTCTGCGTTCAGAAGCTTGCGTGCAAATTCAAGGTGAAGTGATTGCCCGTGATGAGTCGCAAATCAACCGTGAAATGGCAACCGGTGAAATTGAAGTATTGGTTAAAAACTTGGTGGTTTATAACAATGCCGAAGTATTGCCGTTAGACTTCAACCAAAATAATACCGAAGAACAGCGTTTGAAATATCGCTATTTGGATTTACGCCGTCCGGAAATGGCAGAAAAGCTCAAAACCCGTGCAAAAATCACCAGTTTTGTCCGCCGTTTTATGGACGATAACGGTTTCTTAGACATTGAAACCCCAATGCTGACCAAAGCCACCCCTGAAGGTGCGAGAGATTACCTCGTGCCAAGCCGTGTGCATAAAGGCAAATTCTATGCCCTACCGCAATCACCGCAGTTATTTAAACAGTTGCTGATGATGTCGGGTTTCGACCGTTATTACCAAATCGTGAAATGTTTCCGTGATGAAGATTTGCGTGCCGACCGCCAGCCGGAATTTACCCAAATCGATGTGGAAACCAGCTTTATGACCGCCGAAGAAGTGCGTGCGTTAATGGAAGCAATGATCCACGGCTTATGGAAAGAGACCTTAGGCGTTGATCTCGGTAAATTCCCAATGATGACGTGGAATGAAGCAATGACCCGTTTTGGTTCAGACAAACCGGATTTGCGTAACCCACTGGAAATGGTTGATGTGGCAGATATTTTAAAATCGGTTGATTTTAAAGTATTCAGCGGCCCGGCAAACGACCCGAAAGGGCGTGTGGTGGCACTTCGTGTGCCAAACGGTGCGGCTCTAACCCGTAAAAATATTGATGACTACACCCAATTTGTCGGGATTTACGGGGCAAAAGGCTTAGCTTGGTTAAAAGTGAATGATGTGAACGCCGGTTTAGAAGGCATTCAAAGCCCGATTGCCAAATTCTTAAATGAAGAGGTGCTAAAAGCCTTATTTGCACGTTTAAACGTTCAAAAAGACGATATTATCTTCTTCGGTGCGGATAACTGGCACGTTGCGACCAATGCGATTGGTGCGTTACGCTTAAAAGTGGGGAATGATCTAGGTTTAACCGATACCACAGCGTGGAAACCATTATGGGTGATTGATTTCCCAATGTTTGAACGTGATGACGAGGGCAACTTATCGGCAATGCACCACCCGTTCACTTCACCGAAAGAATTATCGCCGGAAGAATTAGTGCAAGATCCGGAAAATGCTGTTGCAAACGCTTACGATATCGTGATTAACGGCTACGAAGTAGGTGGCGGCTCGGTGCGGATTTTCAGCCAGCAGATGCAACAAACCGTGTTCAGCATTTTAGGCATTAACGAAGAAGAGCAAAAAGAGAAATTCGGTTTCTTATTAGATGCGTTAAAATTCGGCACTCCGCCACACGCAGGTCTAGCCTTCGGTTTAGACCGCTTAACGATGTTGATTACCGGCACCGACAATATTCGTGATGTGATCGCTTTCCCGAAAACCACCGCTGCGGCGTGTTTAATGACGGAAGCACCAAGTTATGCGAATCCAAAAGCTCTGGAAGAGTTAGCAATCCGTACAATTCCACAGGAATAA
- a CDS encoding phosphonate utilization associated putative membrane protein, with amino-acid sequence MWIWFTLLAAVAQAGRNAFQKQLSVNVPVLGVTLARFFYAMPLASGYLYFLYQYDETLNIPHFPPLFFVYAIGAGLAQILATSLMVQLFHLKNYAIGVGLAKSEAVWAALLGVLFFGVTISGIGWLGVVLGGVAIFLMTGSGNLRQLSWKTLFLGIASGLCFALTSLWVREASLQLNSHYLLSAAWVLFSVISFEAVILVIYLALLQKETLIKFFRFPKLGMITSLFSFLGSFGWFNAMSLNHVAFVKTLGQVEIFFILGISYFVFKERLKIQDFIGLILVVIAAILVVLG; translated from the coding sequence ATGTGGATTTGGTTTACTCTGCTGGCAGCCGTGGCTCAAGCCGGTCGCAATGCCTTTCAAAAGCAATTAAGCGTCAATGTGCCTGTATTGGGGGTAACGCTCGCCCGCTTTTTCTACGCTATGCCGTTGGCAAGCGGTTATCTCTATTTTTTATACCAATATGACGAGACCCTCAACATTCCCCATTTTCCACCGCTGTTTTTTGTGTATGCCATTGGGGCTGGGTTGGCTCAAATTCTGGCAACTTCGCTAATGGTGCAACTTTTTCACTTAAAAAATTATGCAATAGGTGTCGGGCTGGCGAAAAGCGAGGCAGTATGGGCGGCTTTACTTGGCGTGTTATTTTTTGGTGTAACCATCAGTGGTATTGGCTGGCTTGGCGTGGTACTAGGCGGGGTGGCGATTTTCTTAATGACCGGCAGCGGTAATCTACGCCAACTTTCGTGGAAAACGCTATTTCTCGGCATAGCCAGCGGTTTATGCTTCGCTCTCACTTCCCTTTGGGTTAGGGAAGCCAGTCTGCAACTCAACAGCCACTATTTGCTTTCAGCGGCGTGGGTACTTTTTAGCGTGATTAGCTTTGAGGCGGTGATATTGGTTATATACCTAGCTCTTCTCCAAAAAGAGACGCTGATTAAATTCTTTCGTTTTCCAAAATTAGGTATGATAACCAGCCTGTTTTCATTTCTCGGCTCATTCGGTTGGTTCAATGCAATGAGCCTGAACCACGTTGCCTTTGTAAAAACGCTTGGACAAGTGGAAATTTTCTTTATTCTCGGTATTTCCTATTTTGTGTTTAAAGAACGGCTTAAAATTCAAGATTTTATCGGGCTGATTTTAGTAGTGATTGCCGCAATCTTGGTGGTGCTGGGATAA